The Bombus fervidus isolate BK054 chromosome 3, iyBomFerv1, whole genome shotgun sequence genome includes a window with the following:
- the LOC139998517 gene encoding uncharacterized protein codes for MKCIAAIVLLALVSVALAKPLETESIEPVKAESVAAEAETAVRDKRGLLLGAAYTAPVAYSAAYTAPVAYTAAAYNYPYAAYTGYPYYAAAYSAPYYVV; via the exons ATGAAGTGCATCGCA GCTATCGTTTTGCTCGCTCTGGTCAGCGTAGCTTTAGCGAAACCCTTGGAAACGGAATCCATCGAACCGGTGAAGGCCGAATCAGTGGCAGCGGAAGCTGAAACCGCGGTTCGGGATAAGAGAGGACTCCTGTTGGGCGCAGCTTACACCGCACCCGTCGCTTACAGTGCAGCCTATACCGCTCCGGTCGCCTACACGGCTGCTGCCTACAACTATCCTTACGCCGCGTACACCGGCTACCCCTACTACGCCGCTGCCTACTCTGCACCCTACTACGTTGTCTAA